The DNA window GGTGGAGTAAGCAATCAGTCGTTGTTTCCGGTCGCGCACTTTTCTAGACTTTTGATCCAGTCGTTGCATTTCGCTGGATCACCGTGGAACGGCGTTACCGTTTGTGTCGCGCTGTGGGTGTCCATAGTTGTGGACAATAAAGCCATTTGGCCTCCTAAATTTCCGAATAGCGCAGCTATATCCAattctgccattttgctttgttttgtagttttttgggttttttaaaagattaaaTGGTGTTTATTCGTCTCTTAAGCTTTCCCTATTCTGTATATAAActtggaaaaaaacccacccaattCTTAACAATTAAGAGTTTTGATAAACCTATCATTATTGTTAGTATTATTCCTTTATATCATGGTTCAATTAAGTAGAAGCTAGAGGGAACAACAAATGGTCTTACCTTTCTGATCTGGCTACACTTATCCGGAGGTTTCCTTCCGCTGGAGGGTTGCTAGGTTCGGTTGCTAGTTTCCTTCTTGTTGAAAAAATCCTGGTCATGGCACCAAATCGGTTCCTGTACCACTACCAGTCGTATGGTTAGTGACACTCTGATGATTCGTATAGTGGTAGTACTCTTTTATAGTCGTCGCTGTACGAGCGCGTGTTGTGAAACACTCGTACAACGGTTGATAAACTCGGAAGATCGATCAAGTTTAAGGAAGATTTTAATAGGTTATAAGTTACACATTTCACAAGGTATAGTTCAGTTCTTCTCTGGGTTCTCGTCACAGAGTTAACTGATAGGATGATCGTGGTTCGGGATAAAATGTTCACAGGAACTGCATCTGCCTCACGTTATCGTCGGATGTTTCAGTTTTACTTTCGTATATCAAatgacatggtatgtgctatcctgtctgttggatggtgcatataaaagatcccttgctactagtgaaaaaatgtagcaggtttcctctaagacagtagactatatgtcaaaattgtcaaatgtttgacatccaataaccaatgatgaataaatcaatatgctctagtggtgttgttaaacaaaactaacttttaataCCATACAGATTTTCTATATTGTTATTGCAGACACTAAAAGCTGGTGGTTTTCCTGCTGACACTTTATCTGTTATTGCTGGTTTGTCCAATGATTATGGCGATTATGTTGCAACATATGAAGAATACCAGGTGAGTAACTAAGTAAAAATATCAATTTGATGGTTTGTGACAACAATAAATTCATTTCAGGTTTATTGAATATTTACGAAAAACACacaccttttttaaaatttcagatTCAGAGGTATGAAGGGGCATCTGAATTTGAAAGAGAAATGATGATCCAACAACTTATCACTATTCTGAATTTCAAGCATCCTGCTGGGGATATGCAGTCCTGCCAGGTGCCCCTGTGCCTGGCagaatttaaattttgagtGAAAGTCTGTGtccatctgtgatatttgtatttttgcatggttctttacactgttttcatttcaatcttgaattcttatattgatgttgatcatcactttatttgtttgcattaccatagtttgacacccaatagccgatgtatttttcatgctggggtgtcattaaacattcattcattctgccaGGTGCAGTAGGATGTAGGTCAGTAGTTCAGCTCTGGTTGGGGGTTTTCTGTCCCCTTTACcccaagactggtacatcaaaggttgtggtatgtactgtcctgtctttggaaaattgcctataaaagatcctttgctggtTTTTCATAGGGGGCGGTGTTATGTAACTTTATATGCCTGTACCTTTTAGAAATGTGAggttatatattataaacataatgcATGCCTATTTTGATGATTTTGTTAAGTATAAACCCCCCTGTACATTAGCTCCGAAAGTTAATGGGGTGCATTTTCACTAAGTTTTTAAGATAAGTTTCCCACcccacgtttttttttttactaaatactTCATTATGAAGATATTATTAAGATGATTAATTATATAGgaagaatatattaaaacaatacgtctgtttttaattatttctatttaataccataaagtttcaaaataaaGCTATATTTTTCATCTTTATTTTGAAAGTTACAATTCACTcaccaataaaaagaaaaacactttCATCATCTCTAGTTGTAATTTTATCATTTGAAACCCCTATAGAGAGTTGAACAGTGgttcctttttaatttttattttgaggtggttcctttttaatttttattttgaggTTTTACGGTATGGTCACTTCTGCACTAAAATAGTTTAAATCATTACACAATCAGAAATTGCTGAATATTTGTTTTGGCAGGTTTTATCATTTGTTTGCTGTAATCCCAGAAGCTAACATGTCGAGGGCAATATGAAAATCTTCCAATTTAGCACTTGCATTTGCTTGCACCTTATTAAGATAGACACACAGATTTGATACATAGTTTTGTATGGACAATGTCTTGTAGTTTTTCTTCAGTCGAAACAGATCACTTGACTTTGGCAGAGACAAGCAGCTATCACGACAGTATCGAACTTCAAGGTAGTGTCTCCTGACTTGGTCATCATGTGATATTGATCTGTCCGCAATGTAAGTTTTAACATCACTGGAATAGGTGAAAGGTCCCCCAAGGGATTTCAGCTTTTCTAAATCCACGTTTCGTCTTATATCGATTTTGAGGTTTTCACACTCTTTTGCTGAACAGTTTTGTTTGACTAATTTAtccttttatttattcttttctGAACTGTTTCTTGGTCACATTTATCTTTCTGTTTCAGTCGATCCTGgcttttcatttcaaatttctttcttttcattgtttttgACCACTGTCTGTCTACAAAATCATCACAATAGCCAATTCTTGGCCCTCTTTGATCAttcaaaaactttttttctatttcaagCATTTTGATACAGTT is part of the Gigantopelta aegis isolate Gae_Host unplaced genomic scaffold, Gae_host_genome ctg6508_pilon_pilon:::debris, whole genome shotgun sequence genome and encodes:
- the LOC121366656 gene encoding neutral ceramidase 3-like, giving the protein MIQVFFKRLGIYQYVIKTLKAGGFPADTLSVIAGLSNDYGDYVATYEEYQIQRYEGASEFEREMMIQQLITILNFKHPAGDMQSCQVPLCLAEFKF